In Mesorhizobium sp. INR15, a genomic segment contains:
- the trbB gene encoding P-type conjugative transfer ATPase TrbB, with amino-acid sequence MPTSQSHHRLVRKLREAMGSTICNTLDDALVVEIMLNPDGQLFVERIGEPITQAGRLAPQAAETIIGTVAHALGTEVNLNRPIISGELPIGGHRFEGLLSPIVTAPVFTIRKRATRLFSLDSYVRDKIMTEYQASVIRSAVENRMNIIVSGGTGTGKTTLTNAVIGEIVSLTPEHRLVILEDTAEIQCAAENAVALHTTDAVDMSRLLKSTMRLRPDRIIVGEVRDGAALTLLKAWNTGHPGGIATIHANSALSALTRLEQLTAEVSSSPMPEIIGEAVDMVVAIERTSKGRRVRELLVVEGHRDGRYRIESHGSEEGQRNVA; translated from the coding sequence ATGCCAACGTCGCAATCGCACCATCGCCTCGTTCGAAAACTTCGCGAGGCCATGGGCAGCACGATCTGCAACACGCTCGACGATGCGCTCGTCGTCGAGATCATGCTGAATCCGGACGGACAGCTCTTCGTTGAACGGATCGGTGAGCCGATCACGCAAGCAGGCAGATTGGCGCCACAAGCGGCCGAGACAATCATTGGCACCGTCGCTCACGCACTCGGAACGGAAGTGAACCTCAACAGGCCGATCATCTCGGGCGAGCTGCCAATCGGCGGCCATCGATTCGAGGGGCTGCTCTCGCCGATCGTTACGGCACCCGTCTTCACGATCCGCAAGCGTGCCACGCGGCTTTTCTCGCTCGACAGCTATGTGCGCGACAAGATCATGACCGAGTACCAGGCGTCGGTGATCCGCAGCGCCGTCGAGAACCGAATGAATATCATCGTTTCCGGCGGCACAGGGACGGGCAAGACTACGCTCACCAACGCGGTGATCGGCGAAATTGTCAGCCTGACCCCGGAACACCGGCTGGTCATTCTTGAGGACACGGCTGAGATTCAATGCGCGGCCGAAAACGCGGTCGCCCTTCACACGACCGATGCAGTGGATATGAGCCGGCTGTTGAAATCCACCATGCGTCTGAGGCCCGACCGGATCATTGTAGGCGAGGTTCGCGACGGTGCCGCACTCACACTGCTGAAGGCGTGGAATACCGGCCATCCCGGCGGCATCGCCACGATCCACGCGAACAGCGCTCTTTCGGCATTGACCCGGCTCGAGCAGCTGACGGCCGAGGTTAGCTCGAGCCCGATGCCTGAAATCATCGGCGAGGCGGTCGACATGGTCGTCGCCATTGAGCGCACGTCGAAGGGCCGTCGCGTTCGTGAACTGCTGGTCGTCGAGGGCCATCGCGACGGTCGGTACCGCATCGAATCCCACGGCAGCGAAGAGGGGCAACGCAATGTCGCGTAA
- a CDS encoding conjugal transfer protein TrbD, with protein MAERVSHLHRVRIHRALSRPNLLFGADRELVLVTGLASVILIFVVLTWFSAMFGIAIWIVVVGMLRMMAKADPMMRKIYLRHISYRPHYRPTSTPWRAY; from the coding sequence ATGGCTGAGCGCGTCAGCCACCTCCATCGCGTGAGGATTCATCGAGCGCTTTCCCGTCCCAACCTCTTGTTCGGCGCGGACCGGGAGCTGGTGCTCGTGACGGGCCTGGCAAGCGTCATCCTCATCTTCGTCGTTCTGACCTGGTTCTCAGCGATGTTCGGCATCGCGATCTGGATCGTCGTCGTCGGGATGCTGCGCATGATGGCGAAAGCCGATCCGATGATGCGAAAGATCTATCTGCGCCACATCAGTTACCGGCCGCACTACCGGCCGACCTCGACGCCCTGGCGGGCTTACTGA
- a CDS encoding TrbC/VirB2 family protein, translating to MSRKAIKISLGLIGSLVLLAEPALAAGGGGGLPWEGPLQQIQQSINGPVAGTIALAAVAIAGGMLIFGGELNDFARRLVYVVLVAGILLGATQIVGLFGAGGAAIGAPKEAPVEGRALDPSATDIDG from the coding sequence ATGTCGCGTAAGGCGATCAAGATTTCTCTTGGATTGATTGGTTCACTTGTCCTCCTGGCCGAGCCGGCACTCGCCGCAGGCGGCGGAGGAGGACTGCCCTGGGAAGGTCCGCTTCAACAGATCCAGCAGTCTATCAACGGACCCGTTGCCGGCACGATCGCACTCGCGGCCGTCGCGATCGCTGGCGGCATGCTGATCTTCGGTGGGGAGCTAAACGATTTCGCACGGCGGCTGGTTTATGTCGTGCTCGTTGCAGGCATCCTTCTCGGCGCCACGCAGATCGTCGGGCTGTTCGGAGCTGGCGGAGCAGCGATCGGTGCGCCCAAGGAGGCGCCCGTCGAGGGAAGGGCGCTTGATCCATCTGCGACCGACATCGATGGCTGA